One Dialister invisus DSM 15470 genomic region harbors:
- a CDS encoding S-layer homology domain-containing protein — protein MKKILAIAAAAALTAGVSAYAANPFSDVSPDDWAYQAVSDLSDQGVVEGYPDGTFKGERNMTRYELAQVIARLMAREDQLNAEQKATLDKLAGEYADELANLGVRVSNLEKKVGNISWSGDARMRYQDKSNDTDNWDGRMRIVAKAAVNDSTYAQARFVSEMNFKDSKDANTYADQLFVNHGFGDFAVRLGRQPVTFGNQGGWLYGSAKGYDGAQLSYKGDRFGATVGYGQFNASDYGTDITEADMFFAKANTELGPVALDLNYIKPTGEDNGELFGAGVAFNINDFRVFGEYWKNTEADDYDTAWNAGIGYGKLDLKKPGSFALSLAYNDVDAGVYFGGTGLQTDVLSQLTNKATYGDADNVTFWNAMADVTLQKNVYLHAEYAFDVDTKESETDAKDAWNVSLNYKF, from the coding sequence ATGAAAAAGATTCTCGCAATCGCAGCAGCAGCTGCACTCACCGCAGGCGTATCCGCATACGCTGCAAATCCGTTCTCTGATGTATCCCCTGACGACTGGGCTTATCAGGCAGTGTCCGATCTCTCCGATCAGGGCGTTGTAGAAGGCTATCCGGACGGTACATTCAAAGGCGAAAGAAACATGACCCGTTATGAACTGGCGCAGGTTATCGCCCGTCTGATGGCTCGTGAAGACCAGCTGAATGCTGAACAGAAAGCAACCCTGGATAAACTGGCAGGGGAATACGCTGATGAACTGGCTAACCTCGGCGTCCGCGTAAGCAACCTGGAAAAGAAAGTCGGCAACATTTCCTGGTCTGGCGACGCTCGTATGCGTTATCAGGACAAATCCAATGATACCGATAACTGGGACGGCCGTATGCGTATCGTAGCAAAGGCGGCTGTTAACGACAGCACCTACGCACAGGCTCGTTTCGTAAGCGAAATGAACTTCAAAGACAGCAAAGATGCAAATACCTATGCTGATCAGCTGTTTGTAAACCATGGCTTCGGTGATTTTGCTGTAAGACTCGGTCGTCAGCCGGTTACTTTCGGCAACCAGGGCGGCTGGCTTTATGGATCTGCTAAAGGCTATGACGGCGCACAGCTTTCCTATAAAGGCGATAGATTCGGCGCAACCGTAGGCTATGGACAGTTCAATGCTTCTGATTATGGAACAGATATTACTGAAGCGGATATGTTCTTTGCGAAGGCTAATACCGAGTTGGGACCGGTAGCTCTCGACCTGAACTATATAAAACCGACCGGTGAAGATAATGGTGAGCTGTTTGGCGCAGGTGTGGCTTTCAATATAAACGATTTCCGTGTGTTCGGTGAATACTGGAAGAATACGGAAGCTGATGATTATGATACCGCATGGAACGCAGGCATCGGCTATGGCAAACTGGATTTGAAAAAACCGGGTTCTTTCGCTCTGAGCTTGGCTTACAACGATGTAGATGCCGGAGTATACTTCGGTGGCACCGGTCTTCAGACAGATGTTCTGAGCCAGCTGACTAATAAAGCAACCTATGGTGATGCGGACAATGTAACATTCTGGAACGCTATGGCTGATGTCACTCTCCAGAAGAACGTTTATCTCCACGCTGAATATGCATTCGATGTAGATACAAAAGAATCTGAAACCGATGCAAAGGATGCATGGAACGTTTCCCTGAACTACAAGTTCTAA
- a CDS encoding S-layer homology domain-containing protein, whose product MKKILAIAAAAALTAGVSAYAANPFSDVSPDDWAYQAVSDLSDQGVVEGYPDGTFKGERNMTRYELAQVIARLMAREDQLNAEQKATLDKLAGEYADELANLGVRVSNLEKKVGNISWFGDARMRWKEKGYNTDGSRKADGWDGRMRINAKAQVNDSTYVRGRFTSSMDFKDSADANTKMDVLFVHHQFGDKVGMNLGRNFLTLGQTGMYYDDFFDGAQLFIGDSKLTLEAGYGRMNTWINDYGQKKDDTVYARLYGQTGRIGYDAEYIKTVGAADADKKSIWGAGLTVGVTDAVDVFGDFYKNTEPEGDPQMWTAGLGFGHYNLKKPGTFRVSAQYVRNEAGAYFGGSTYTAFPASSLLKVDSKFWLANADVVLAKNIRLHGEYAFNVKTDNSVDYDDLATVSLNYNF is encoded by the coding sequence ATGAAAAAAATTCTCGCAATCGCAGCAGCTGCTGCACTCACCGCAGGCGTATCCGCATACGCTGCAAATCCGTTCTCTGATGTATCCCCTGATGACTGGGCTTATCAGGCAGTGTCCGATCTCTCCGATCAGGGCGTTGTAGAAGGCTATCCGGACGGTACATTCAAAGGCGAAAGAAACATGACCCGTTATGAATTGGCGCAGGTGATCGCCCGTCTGATGGCCCGTGAAGACCAGCTGAATGCAGAACAGAAAGCAACCCTGGATAAACTGGCAGGGGAATATGCTGACGAACTGGCTAACCTCGGTGTCCGCGTAAGCAATCTGGAAAAGAAAGTCGGCAACATTTCCTGGTTCGGTGATGCCCGCATGCGCTGGAAAGAAAAAGGATACAATACAGACGGCTCCAGAAAAGCTGATGGATGGGATGGCCGTATGCGTATCAATGCCAAGGCGCAGGTGAATGACAGCACCTATGTACGCGGCCGTTTCACCAGCAGCATGGACTTCAAAGACAGCGCGGACGCGAATACAAAGATGGATGTGCTTTTTGTTCATCATCAGTTCGGCGATAAAGTCGGCATGAACCTGGGCCGCAACTTCCTTACCCTTGGTCAGACCGGTATGTATTATGATGATTTCTTTGACGGCGCGCAGCTTTTCATTGGCGACAGCAAACTGACTCTGGAAGCAGGTTATGGCCGCATGAATACATGGATTAATGATTACGGACAGAAAAAAGATGATACCGTTTATGCCCGTCTCTACGGACAGACCGGCCGTATCGGCTATGACGCGGAATACATTAAGACTGTCGGTGCAGCTGATGCTGATAAAAAATCTATCTGGGGCGCTGGCCTGACTGTGGGTGTAACCGATGCTGTTGACGTGTTTGGTGATTTTTACAAGAATACGGAACCCGAAGGTGATCCGCAGATGTGGACAGCAGGCCTCGGTTTCGGGCACTATAACCTGAAAAAACCGGGTACCTTCAGAGTATCTGCCCAGTATGTGAGGAATGAAGCCGGAGCTTATTTTGGCGGCAGCACTTACACCGCATTCCCGGCCAGCTCACTTCTTAAAGTGGACAGCAAGTTCTGGCTGGCCAATGCTGATGTCGTTCTGGCAAAGAATATCCGCCTCCACGGTGAATATGCATTCAATGTGAAGACAGATAACAGCGTAGATTATGATGATCTCGCTACCGTATCTTTGAACTACAACTTCTAA
- a CDS encoding sensor histidine kinase — MRARIHKSLLMMGVISVALAFLLAIILHYQSMQEQADRELARVAQTAAAAVSMEKAPESKAYLDAIYDGNNKDIHIVWLTDKGSILYDTDETLGRNYLEMPEVRQAIREGSGEVVHKSSDEHPKSYVAYRTADDTILRFSKSKTISFFVASDFIPEVILFLLVFSVGCLAAAEHETNRILSPIRGLGNIIQDIMAGKEIGRLPDEYEELMPLINKVEEQHDEIENYLEDIEEERNTTRTILDTISDGIILLNSRKEIVDYNERVKEIFHVEKDKRFRRISFLYHDEDFLRAVGRAYRSERSREYTMTLFGNPFRMTTAKTELTDGEEGLLLVLSDMTANYMAERMRREFSANVSHELKTPLTSISGFAEIISSGMYQSEEDLKVFGRRILDESHRMMSLIDTIMHLSKVEETETTIKWKPVEVAGLVRYAAELIKPQADKKNIVVELDMKPVHVYGNAALLSELAMNLLDNAVKYNHEGGHVTVKLAAENGEMVMTVSDTGIGIPVDKQNRIFERFYRAEESRNKFTGGSGLGLAICKHIVEKHKGSLTISSTEGEGATFIVTLPAMSESDVSVETDNDILAKQEAADGESGKLAEMEAAEEAAEEMTEGSDAADNTEEKELLKRKKEKKRKKAKKRKAKDAEQAEKQKTAKEEKTGKTSKAKK, encoded by the coding sequence ATGAGAGCAAGAATACATAAAAGTCTTTTAATGATGGGTGTTATTTCAGTAGCACTCGCATTTTTACTGGCAATTATCCTCCATTATCAAAGCATGCAGGAACAGGCGGACCGTGAACTGGCGCGTGTGGCGCAGACGGCCGCCGCCGCGGTATCTATGGAGAAGGCTCCTGAAAGCAAGGCATACCTTGATGCTATTTATGATGGAAATAATAAGGACATCCATATCGTATGGCTTACGGATAAAGGGAGCATCCTTTACGATACCGATGAAACTCTTGGAAGGAACTATCTCGAGATGCCCGAAGTCCGGCAGGCGATCCGGGAGGGATCCGGGGAAGTCGTTCATAAATCGTCTGATGAGCATCCGAAAAGTTATGTAGCGTACCGTACGGCCGATGATACCATTCTTCGTTTTTCCAAATCAAAAACAATTTCTTTTTTTGTTGCGTCTGATTTTATTCCTGAAGTCATCCTTTTCCTTCTTGTTTTTTCCGTGGGATGCCTTGCTGCGGCGGAACATGAAACAAATCGTATCCTGAGTCCCATCCGCGGCCTGGGAAATATCATACAGGACATTATGGCGGGAAAAGAGATAGGCAGGCTGCCTGATGAATATGAAGAACTTATGCCCCTCATCAACAAGGTGGAAGAACAGCATGATGAAATAGAAAACTATTTGGAAGATATTGAAGAAGAAAGAAATACGACCCGTACCATTTTGGATACTATTTCTGATGGGATTATTCTTTTGAACAGCCGGAAAGAGATTGTCGATTATAATGAGCGGGTAAAAGAAATATTTCATGTGGAAAAAGACAAGCGCTTCCGCCGCATTTCCTTTCTCTATCATGATGAAGATTTTCTTCGCGCTGTCGGACGTGCCTATCGTTCTGAACGTTCCCGCGAGTATACGATGACGCTCTTTGGGAATCCATTCCGGATGACTACGGCAAAAACGGAACTGACTGATGGGGAAGAAGGGCTGCTCCTTGTTCTCAGCGATATGACGGCAAATTACATGGCGGAACGCATGCGCCGGGAATTTTCGGCGAACGTTTCCCATGAATTAAAAACACCTTTGACATCTATCAGCGGGTTCGCGGAAATTATCTCCAGCGGTATGTACCAAAGTGAAGAGGATTTGAAAGTTTTCGGCAGACGAATTTTGGATGAATCCCATCGGATGATGTCCTTGATTGACACTATCATGCACTTGTCAAAAGTGGAAGAAACAGAAACCACGATCAAATGGAAGCCCGTAGAAGTTGCGGGACTTGTCCGCTATGCCGCCGAACTCATCAAACCGCAGGCTGATAAGAAGAATATAGTTGTCGAGCTGGACATGAAGCCTGTCCATGTCTACGGGAATGCCGCTCTTTTATCCGAGCTGGCGATGAATCTTTTGGATAATGCGGTGAAATATAATCATGAAGGCGGCCATGTAACGGTGAAACTGGCGGCGGAAAACGGAGAAATGGTCATGACCGTTTCCGATACGGGAATCGGTATCCCCGTAGATAAACAGAACCGTATTTTTGAACGCTTTTACAGGGCAGAGGAGAGCAGAAATAAATTCACCGGCGGCAGCGGACTGGGACTTGCCATCTGCAAGCATATTGTAGAGAAACATAAAGGCAGTCTCACTATTTCCAGCACAGAAGGAGAAGGGGCCACCTTCATCGTTACTCTGCCTGCTATGAGTGAAAGCGATGTGTCCGTGGAGACGGATAATGATATTCTTGCAAAGCAGGAAGCTGCTGACGGTGAATCGGGGAAATTGGCGGAAATGGAAGCGGCAGAAGAAGCTGCTGAAGAAATGACTGAAGGAAGCGATGCAGCCGATAATACCGAGGAGAAAGAACTATTGAAAAGGAAGAAGGAAAAGAAACGGAAAAAAGCGAAGAAGAGAAAGGCGAAAGATGCAGAACAGGCGGAAAAGCAAAAAACAGCCAAAGAAGAAAAAACGGGAAAAACATCAAAAGCGAAAAAGTAA
- a CDS encoding DNA-3-methyladenine glycosylase family protein — MKIQIPDDFDPEKIIRSGQCFRASAQPDGSFHFITGKNTLSLSPLGTDTWEADCTPYVWKRVWAPYFDLSVSYKSLRRSIPAKDHFLRAAAGYGKGIRILRQDPFEMLITFIISQRKSIPAIRSSVDKLCLAAGKEITKNGRTFYTFPSPSALGKLSVNELKNCSLGYRAAYIHATARMIAREKISFTEMETLSDKELTEKLLLFPGAGIKVVNCISLFAYHRTAAAPVDVWIGRVIQKHYGGVSPFPSYGHAAGIFQQYMFFYAQAKKLK, encoded by the coding sequence ATGAAAATACAAATTCCTGACGACTTTGATCCGGAAAAAATCATACGGAGCGGACAATGTTTTCGTGCCTCCGCACAGCCCGACGGTTCCTTCCATTTCATCACAGGGAAAAACACGTTGTCTCTGTCCCCGCTTGGAACGGATACCTGGGAAGCGGACTGCACCCCTTACGTATGGAAGCGGGTGTGGGCTCCTTATTTTGATTTATCTGTTTCTTATAAGTCGCTCAGACGCTCCATCCCCGCAAAAGATCATTTTCTTAGGGCTGCGGCCGGATATGGAAAAGGTATCCGCATCTTGCGGCAGGATCCTTTTGAAATGCTCATCACCTTTATCATCTCCCAAAGGAAATCCATTCCCGCTATACGGAGTTCCGTGGACAAACTTTGTCTTGCCGCAGGAAAGGAAATTACAAAAAACGGGCGGACTTTTTACACATTTCCCTCCCCGTCAGCACTCGGGAAATTATCTGTCAATGAATTGAAAAACTGTTCTCTCGGGTACCGGGCCGCCTATATTCATGCCACAGCCCGCATGATTGCGAGAGAAAAGATCAGCTTCACCGAAATGGAAACATTGTCTGATAAGGAACTCACGGAAAAACTTCTTCTGTTTCCCGGAGCAGGCATCAAAGTGGTAAATTGTATTTCCCTATTCGCTTACCACCGCACGGCAGCCGCACCTGTAGATGTGTGGATCGGGCGGGTCATTCAGAAACATTATGGCGGAGTCAGCCCGTTCCCATCTTATGGCCATGCAGCAGGCATTTTTCAGCAGTATATGTTCTTCTATGCGCAGGCAAAGAAATTAAAATAG
- a CDS encoding ABC-F family ATP-binding cassette domain-containing protein yields MAVLRVNGLTKYFGINSVFENVSFELKSGEHIGLVGANGAGKTTLLKCIMGREEADRGTIKASDGAVIGYLRQDFDYAGETIRDEMEEAWKDVLFYKDRMERLAAELEFHKDDADLVLEYGKTEARFEFLGGYDYESATKKILTGLGFTEEDWDRDIHSFSGGQKVRINLAAAFVRHPDFLLLDEPTNHLDMGMLEWLEDYLRSYKGGVLMISHDRYFLDAAATGIIDLENHRIHSYRGGYTRYMDTKTRETVAYEKAYEKQQEHIRETEEYIRRYKAGIKSKQARGRQLQLNRLERLEKPNRQATLRFHFTPPDDCADKVLDILHGTAGYNGTPLFKDIEMHIKKGETVGLIGPNGAGKTTLLKMITGELAGEKTLIHMGSHVQVGYYSQEQEWLSPDRTVIDEVRDLFNYGEAEARNVLGMFLFRGEDVFKKISLLSGGEKARLSLLCLFLKRPNFLILDEPTNHLDIPTREIMEEAIQAFGGTCLIVSHDRYFLDKVVTRTLELDNGRLTEYLGNYTYYKEKKKDLEEFEKDRGNAKTAKTPAKMTVSKAEPKKAEKREISIAAAKKLEQVEMEIARQEATVKMYTFRMNSEPENYAAITEEYKDAEEKLAKLYERWDAIAEDM; encoded by the coding sequence ATGGCAGTACTTAGAGTCAATGGTTTAACTAAATATTTTGGCATTAACAGCGTTTTTGAAAATGTTTCTTTCGAATTGAAAAGCGGCGAACATATTGGGCTTGTAGGGGCGAACGGCGCAGGGAAAACGACACTCCTGAAATGTATCATGGGAAGGGAAGAGGCTGACCGGGGAACGATAAAAGCCAGTGATGGTGCAGTAATCGGCTACCTTCGCCAGGATTTCGATTATGCCGGTGAAACGATACGTGATGAAATGGAAGAAGCATGGAAAGACGTTCTCTTTTATAAAGACAGAATGGAACGGCTGGCAGCCGAATTGGAATTTCATAAAGATGACGCTGATCTTGTTTTGGAATATGGAAAAACGGAAGCCCGTTTTGAATTTCTCGGCGGTTATGATTATGAATCTGCCACGAAAAAAATTTTAACGGGTCTCGGTTTTACGGAAGAGGACTGGGATCGGGATATTCATTCTTTTTCCGGCGGTCAGAAGGTCAGGATTAATTTGGCGGCTGCTTTCGTGCGTCATCCGGATTTCCTTCTTCTTGACGAACCGACAAACCATTTGGACATGGGCATGCTGGAATGGCTGGAGGATTATCTTCGCTCCTATAAAGGAGGCGTGCTTATGATTTCTCATGACCGTTACTTTCTTGATGCTGCGGCGACAGGCATTATCGATCTGGAGAATCACCGCATTCATTCTTACCGCGGCGGCTATACGCGGTATATGGATACGAAGACACGGGAAACGGTAGCTTATGAAAAAGCGTATGAAAAGCAGCAGGAGCATATCCGTGAAACGGAAGAATACATAAGAAGATACAAAGCGGGGATCAAATCAAAACAGGCACGGGGACGGCAGTTGCAGCTGAACCGCTTGGAACGGCTGGAAAAACCGAACCGGCAGGCCACACTTCGTTTTCATTTCACACCGCCTGATGACTGTGCGGATAAGGTTCTTGATATCCTTCATGGTACGGCAGGATATAATGGGACTCCTTTATTTAAAGATATAGAAATGCATATAAAAAAAGGGGAGACGGTAGGACTTATCGGACCGAACGGTGCGGGGAAGACGACCCTCCTGAAAATGATTACAGGGGAACTGGCGGGAGAGAAAACGCTTATCCACATGGGCAGCCATGTACAGGTGGGTTACTACTCCCAGGAGCAGGAGTGGCTTTCACCGGATCGAACCGTTATTGATGAGGTGCGGGATCTTTTCAATTATGGCGAAGCGGAAGCAAGAAATGTACTGGGCATGTTCCTTTTTCGGGGAGAAGATGTTTTCAAAAAAATATCTCTTCTTTCCGGCGGTGAAAAGGCGAGGCTGTCCTTGTTATGTCTCTTTCTGAAACGGCCGAACTTTCTCATCCTTGATGAACCGACAAATCATCTGGATATTCCTACGAGGGAAATCATGGAAGAAGCCATACAGGCTTTCGGCGGAACCTGTCTGATCGTTTCTCATGACCGGTATTTTCTTGATAAAGTTGTGACGCGCACACTGGAACTGGACAATGGCAGGCTTACTGAGTACCTTGGCAACTACACTTACTATAAAGAAAAGAAAAAAGACCTGGAAGAATTTGAAAAGGACAGGGGAAATGCAAAGACTGCCAAGACGCCTGCCAAAATGACAGTATCCAAGGCGGAACCGAAAAAGGCAGAAAAGAGGGAAATTTCCATAGCGGCAGCAAAAAAGCTGGAGCAGGTGGAAATGGAAATTGCACGGCAGGAAGCGACCGTGAAAATGTATACTTTCCGTATGAATAGCGAGCCTGAAAATTATGCCGCCATTACGGAAGAGTATAAGGACGCGGAAGAAAAGCTGGCAAAACTTTATGAACGATGGGATGCCATCGCAGAAGATATGTAA
- a CDS encoding type II secretion system protein GspD, which yields MPEMKLETSAHETMEATLRQSMEGRKEEKAKSYLTKHAVTEEKEPSDFSLHVKNAPIQEVLRSLAELTGKNIVFGGTVTGSVTADLDHVTPKEALHAMLVSQGLIAREEGSTLIVVGESAMKNGGRATKSYKLSYAEAKEVAEGLRQLSDSVHVAYNQTANAVILSGTPLEIMETAAVLRSLDVPEKQVKVEAEVIAVNRSHSKELGIDWDFKALTGSGEYRRESWNEQRYVTDDAGNIKYDKNGNPRMRNIEHNGWNVKIPEGYAGISYGRSVAGHPYTAFFRANLNALVSTGKARILARPNVVTMNGREAEILIGNKIPVIVEHVDNGVRTTTTEYRDAGIKLTYTPRISADGEITANVNAEVSTPYLVPEMRAYRIITRQANTLVRLRSGDMLTIGGLIDKEENKTFRKVPILGDIPLLGKLFQSKSRSVEESEIVIIIKAEILDR from the coding sequence ATGCCGGAGATGAAACTGGAAACGAGTGCTCACGAAACGATGGAAGCGACACTCCGCCAATCCATGGAAGGACGAAAAGAGGAAAAGGCAAAAAGTTATTTAACGAAACATGCTGTTACGGAAGAAAAAGAACCTTCCGATTTCAGTCTTCATGTAAAGAATGCGCCTATCCAGGAGGTCCTCCGGAGTCTGGCGGAACTTACAGGGAAAAATATTGTCTTCGGCGGTACAGTTACAGGAAGTGTGACGGCTGATTTAGATCATGTCACGCCGAAAGAAGCGCTCCATGCCATGCTGGTTTCCCAGGGGCTCATAGCGCGGGAAGAAGGAAGCACGCTTATCGTCGTTGGTGAATCCGCTATGAAAAATGGGGGAAGAGCAACGAAATCCTATAAATTGTCTTATGCGGAAGCGAAAGAAGTGGCGGAAGGGCTTCGCCAGCTTTCTGACAGCGTCCATGTAGCATATAACCAGACGGCAAACGCGGTCATTCTGAGCGGAACACCTTTGGAAATCATGGAAACCGCTGCGGTTCTCCGCTCTCTGGATGTTCCTGAAAAACAGGTAAAAGTAGAGGCGGAAGTTATTGCCGTGAACCGATCCCATTCCAAAGAACTTGGGATCGACTGGGATTTTAAAGCTCTTACCGGCAGCGGCGAGTATCGCAGGGAAAGCTGGAATGAACAGCGGTATGTCACCGATGATGCGGGAAATATAAAGTATGATAAAAATGGAAATCCGCGGATGCGGAATATCGAACATAACGGATGGAATGTGAAGATTCCTGAAGGCTACGCAGGTATTTCCTACGGCAGATCCGTGGCAGGGCATCCCTACACCGCTTTTTTCAGGGCTAACCTGAATGCTCTTGTTTCTACAGGCAAAGCGAGAATCCTTGCCCGGCCGAATGTGGTCACCATGAACGGGCGGGAAGCGGAAATACTTATAGGAAATAAAATTCCGGTTATCGTGGAGCACGTGGATAACGGCGTTCGGACAACGACCACGGAATACCGCGACGCAGGCATCAAGCTTACCTACACGCCGCGAATCAGTGCGGACGGGGAAATCACCGCAAATGTGAATGCTGAGGTTTCCACGCCGTACCTTGTGCCTGAAATGCGGGCTTACCGTATCATTACCCGCCAGGCAAATACGCTGGTCCGTCTCCGGTCGGGCGATATGCTTACTATCGGGGGTCTGATAGATAAGGAAGAAAATAAAACCTTTAGGAAAGTTCCTATTCTGGGAGATATCCCCTTACTGGGAAAACTTTTCCAGAGCAAGAGCCGATCCGTGGAGGAGTCGGAAATAGTCATCATCATAAAAGCGGAAATACTGGACAGATGA
- a CDS encoding glucose-6-phosphate isomerase codes for MKFSLDKHLDVDLQYIFGSKWNVNAEDLQNYEAVISNAEKRVQRIRETGKGPGGKAVLFSRLPYILDENVLMTAEERLRLERLDGIGKEQDVLISIGIGGSYLGNQAIFDIFYGPYWNMRSRRERNGYPQVFFAGQNADPAALMDLVRQLRRERDRCGRKLRVLLLIISKSGTTVEPMAAFHVLRRELSDFCELSFITVTDRNTGKLHELAEREGWEQFAVPEGIGGRFSVFSQVGLVWGKLVGLDIRAFLDGARFVEEHCRGKISDNPALMLAAVKFIAMKEYGVAAEVIMPYGAGLRALGWWYAQLLGESLGKKFDTHGNIIYNGRIPVACVGTTDMHSLTQEHQQGKKNKIVQFISVRNLPDKADFFCDDGRAGGMVDLGMLLNAAARSNQEALAQEERMSCAIEIEKLTEFHIGMLMYFFFLATAYEGAMADINTYDQPGVEDYKKILCKYLQKYMKEA; via the coding sequence ATGAAATTTTCTTTAGACAAACATTTAGATGTCGATTTACAATATATTTTTGGCAGTAAATGGAATGTAAATGCGGAAGATCTGCAAAATTATGAAGCAGTTATTTCCAATGCGGAAAAGCGTGTACAGCGGATAAGAGAAACGGGAAAAGGCCCGGGAGGCAAAGCGGTTCTTTTTTCCCGCCTTCCTTATATTTTAGATGAAAACGTTCTCATGACAGCAGAAGAGCGGCTGCGGCTGGAACGGCTGGACGGAATCGGGAAAGAACAGGATGTTCTGATTTCTATCGGGATAGGAGGATCTTATCTGGGAAATCAGGCGATTTTTGATATTTTTTATGGTCCGTACTGGAATATGCGTTCCCGCAGGGAAAGAAACGGGTACCCGCAGGTATTCTTTGCGGGACAGAATGCCGACCCGGCAGCGCTTATGGATCTCGTCCGCCAGCTTCGAAGGGAACGGGACCGCTGCGGCCGTAAATTGAGAGTGCTGCTCCTGATAATTTCCAAGTCGGGGACAACTGTGGAACCGATGGCGGCTTTCCATGTATTGAGACGGGAATTATCCGATTTTTGCGAGCTTTCTTTTATTACAGTCACTGACAGAAATACCGGTAAGCTCCATGAATTGGCCGAACGGGAAGGATGGGAACAGTTTGCCGTGCCTGAAGGTATCGGCGGCCGTTTCAGTGTCTTTTCCCAAGTCGGTTTGGTCTGGGGGAAGTTGGTCGGTCTGGATATAAGGGCTTTTCTTGACGGTGCGAGATTTGTGGAAGAGCATTGCCGGGGGAAAATTTCGGATAACCCGGCACTTATGCTGGCTGCGGTCAAGTTTATCGCCATGAAAGAGTATGGAGTGGCAGCAGAGGTCATTATGCCTTATGGTGCAGGCCTCCGTGCGTTAGGCTGGTGGTATGCCCAGTTGCTGGGAGAGTCTTTGGGGAAAAAATTTGATACCCATGGGAATATCATTTACAACGGCCGCATTCCGGTTGCCTGTGTAGGTACGACAGATATGCATTCCCTTACGCAGGAACACCAGCAGGGGAAGAAGAATAAAATTGTACAGTTTATTTCCGTGAGAAATCTTCCCGATAAAGCGGATTTCTTTTGTGATGACGGCCGCGCAGGCGGAATGGTGGATTTGGGGATGCTGCTTAATGCCGCTGCCCGGTCTAATCAGGAGGCTCTGGCACAGGAAGAAAGGATGAGCTGCGCGATAGAAATTGAAAAGCTGACAGAATTCCATATAGGAATGCTGATGTACTTCTTTTTCCTTGCTACCGCCTATGAAGGTGCTATGGCGGATATCAATACATACGACCAGCCGGGGGTGGAGGATTACAAGAAAATTCTCTGCAAGTATTTACAAAAATATATGAAAGAGGCATGA